The Achromobacter spanius genome includes the window CGCCGGGTGGCCAGATCTGGCGCGATGGTCCGGGTGCCTCACTGCCCGTCCCGGCCCGCCGCCTGCGTGAACAACTGGCGCAATATTCGAATATCACGCTGCTCTGCGACACCCGCGTGGTAGGCATGGCCGGGGTGCCAAGCCAGCCGGCACTGATGCTTGAAAACGCGCGCCACGGCTGGGCCCAGCGCTATGGCACGCTGATCCTGTGCACCGGTGCTCGCGAACTCCTGCTGCCCTTTCCCGGCTGGACGCTGCCCGGCGTGACCGGCGCCGGTGGGCTGCAAGCCTTGGTGAAGGCCGGCGTGCCGCTGCGCGGCAAACGTATCGTCATTGCCGGCACGGGACCACTATTGCTTGCCGCCGCGCGCGCCGCGCATCAAGCGGGCGCACGCGTCGTGCGCATCGCCGAGCAGGCCGATTGGCGCGCGCTGCTGCGCTTTGCCTATCGCTTGCACCGTTGGCCCGCCAAGGCCGCGCAAGCCGCCGCACTGTTCAGCCCGCAATACCGTACCGCCAGCCACGTCCTGGAAGCCACCGGCGACGGACGCGTGCAACACGTGCGGCTGCACCGCGCCGATGGCGAAGAAGAGATCGCCTGCCATCGGCTGGCCTGCGGCTTTGGGTTGGTGCCCAATATCAAGCTGGGTCAGATGCTGGGCTGCGCGCTGGACGCGCACGGCGGCCTGCAAGTGGACGACATGCAGCAAACCACCGTGCCCGGCATCTTTGCCGCAGGCGAATGCACGGGCATCGGCGGCAACGAACGCGCGCGGGTACAGGGCACGCGAGCCGGGCATGCGGCGGCGGGCGAACTGACCCAGGCCGCGCGCCTGTCCAAAGATCTTGCCCGTTGGCAGAGCTTCGCCGACGCGCTGCGTGAACCCTTCGCGCTGCGGGCGCCACTGTTGTCCCTGGCCCGCCCCGACACCTTGATCTGCCGTTGCGAAGACGTGCCGCAATCCGCGTTGGCCCCACACCGCAACTGGACCGACGCCAAGCTGCACACGCGTTGCGGCATGGGCGCCTGCCAGGGCCGCATCTGCGGCGCCGCCACCCAGGCGCTTTATGGCTGGCAGCCCTCGCCCCCCCGGCACCTGCTTGCGCCGGCCCGCATCGACACGCTGGCGGCCATCGCATCCACATCCGGCAAATCGTTCGACTAAGGAATCCTCATGATCAACACCCTGGACGCCCATATCGCGTTCGCGCAAGGCTTGGCACAAGAGGCGCGACAAATGTACGCACCCTATCTGCGCCACGTCGTGGGCGTGGACACGAACGGCGCAACGTCCCGCTTGCCACAGACCGATATCAAGCCGGACCGCAGCCTTGTCACCGCGCTGGACCACGCCATCGAAGCGCACCTGCGCGCGCGCATCGAAGAGGCCTATCCCCAGCACGGCATCTACGGAGAAGAAGGCGGTACGGTCCGGCTGGACGCCGAGCACGTCTGGGTACTCGACCCCATCGACGGCACCGCGCCCTTTCTTGCCGGCATCCCGGTCTTTGGAACCTTGATCGCACTTTTACAGCGCGGCACACCCGTGCTGGGCATCATGGATTTTCCCGTCACCGGTGATCGCTGGGTGGGCGCCGCCGGACGCCCGACGCTGCATCACGGCGCCCCCTGCCACACGCGCGCTTGCGATCAACTGGGCGACGCCATGCTCAGCACCAGCAACCCGGATTTCTACGCGCCCGACGAACTTCCGGCGTTCCAGGCGCTGCGGGAACGCACGCGCTGGCGCATCTATGGCGGTTGCTGCCTGGCGTATGGCCTGCTGGCCGCCGGCCGCACCGACATCGCCATCGACGCCCGGCTGGCGCTTTACGACTACGCGCCCTTCATCCCCATCATCCAGGGTGCGGGCGGCGTCATTACGGACTGGAACGGCCGTGCGCTCGGGCTGGACAACCCGGCATCGCGCATCCTCGCCGCGGGCGACCCGGCGCGCCATCGGGAAGCCTTGCATCTGGTGCGCCAGGCAATGGATTGATCCTTCCCCTCAATCACCCCGCAAGCACCAGGAGCCCCCGGGCATGGACATCCGCATCGAGAACCTCTGCATTTCGTACGGCAACCAGCGCGTCATCGACGGCCTGAGCCTGGATATTTCCCCCGGCGCCTTCTTTACCTTGCTGGGCCCCAGCGGCTGCGGCAAGACCACCCTGCTGCGCGCCATCGCGGGCTTTACGCCCATTGCGTCCGGCAATCTGCTGTTCGGCGGGCGCGACGTGACCCGCCTGCCGGCGCACCAGCGCAACATCGGCATGGTGTTCCAGGACTACGCATTGTTTCCCAACCGCAGCGTGTTCGACAACGCCGCTTACGGTCTACGCGCAAGAAAAGTGGCGCCCGCCCTGATCCAGCAAAGAGTGACCTCGGCGTTGGACCGCGTGGGGCTGGGGCAATACGCGGCAAGGCTGCCGGCCGAACTATCCGGCGGCCAGCGACAACGCGTGGCGCTCGCCCGCGCGCTGGTCATTCAGCCGCAAGTACTGCTGATGGACGAACCGCTGTCGAACCTGGATGCCAAGCTGCGGATCCAGGTGCGCCAGACGATCGCCGAACTCCAGCGCGAGGCCGGCATCACCACCGTTTTCGTCACCCACGATCAGGAAGAAGCGCTGGCGCTATCCGATCAGATCGCCGTCATGCAGCAGGGGCGCGTGGCGCAGCTCGGCACACCACGCGACATCTACAGCGCGCCTGCCAGCGGCTATGTGGCGGACTTCATCGGCGCGGCCAATCTGCTGCCCGTGCAGTGCCACGCGCTTGAAACCGGGCCGGTGCATTTACAGGTGGACGGGCACGCCGTGGCCGCGCACGCCCCCGTGCCCGTGGCGGGGCAGGCCGTGCTGGTGGCGCGCCCCGAAGACATCCTGCTGTCCACCACGCCGGGCGCCGGGGTGCCCGCGCGGATCCTGGCGCAGCAGTACCTGGGCATCAAGACCAACTACCGCGTCGAACTGCCCAGCGGCCGCCATATGAACGTGGACGTGCACGGCGACCCGATCGCCGCGCTTGCGCGAGGAACCGAGGTCGATCTGGTATTCAACCCGCAAAAAACCCTGGTGTTGGCATCATGAAGCGCCTGGCCCCCATCTTGCGGTCGCCCTGGACCTGGTTGTCGCTGGCGGTACTGGCGGTGCTGCTGGTGTTCCTGGTCTGGCCCGTGCTGAATATCCTGTCGGCCAGCGTGCTGGCGCGCAGCGACGAAGGCCTGTCCGGCTGGCAGATCATGCTGTCGGATCCGCGTTACCCGCGCGCCATCGGCAACACCTTGCTGCTGGGCGCGGGCGTGACGCTGCTGGCCGTCGCCATCGGTGTGCCGCTTGCGTACCTGACGGCGCGCCACCGCTATCCCGGTAAAGCGCTGGTGTCGATCCTGCCGCTGATCACGCTCATCATTCCCGAAGTCATCGGCGCGCAGACCTGGCTGATGATCCTGGGCAATAACGGCGTGCTGACGCGCGCGCTGCGTGATGGGCTGGGGCTGGACCCGCCCTCCTTCTATGGCTGGCCCGGACTGCTGACGGTCATGACCTTCACGTATTACGCGTACATCTACATCGGTACGCTGGCCGCCATCCGCGGCTTTGACGCGCAGCTTGAAGAGGCCGCCCAAAGCCTGGGCACGTCGCCGCCCGTATCACGCCTGAAAGTCATGGCGCCGGTGGTGATGCCCGCCGTGCTGGCCAGCGCCCTGCTTGTCTTCACCATGGTCGTGGGCAACTTCGCTACGTCGATGATTCTTGGGCACCGCGTCGAACTGCTGTCGGTGTTGACCTATCAGGCGTCGGTGTCCGAAACAGGCAGCGACCCGGTCATGCAAAGCACGCTTGCCACCACGTCGATCGGCCTGGTGATGCTGGCCCTGTTCCTGCAACGCTGGATTGTGTCGCGCGGTCGTTATGAAATCACCCAGGGGCGTGCCGCCCCCGAGACGCCGATACGGGGGCCGGGCGGGCTGGCGATGGCGGGCGCGGCGCTGGCCGTGATGGCGCTGTCCATGCTGCCGCTGGGCACACTGGCCGTCGGCGCGTTCACCCGCGCGCACGGCCCCGTCATGCGCTGGGGCGAATGGACGGTTGCGCATCTGGAACGGGTGCTGATCAACGCCCCGGGCCCGGTGCTCAACTCCGTTTTGTTCGCAGGCGCCGCCACGCTGATCGCCATCGCCTTCAGCACCCTGGCCAGCTACCTGATCGTCAAGAAGCGCAACGTGTTGACGCCCTGGCTGGACTACCTCAGCTCCATTCCGCTGGCGCTGTCCGGCACGGTGATCGGCATTGGCCTGTTGATGACCTTCGGCCATGGCGCCTTCGACCTGTCCGGCACCGCTTCACTGATCGTGCTGGCCTACATCGTGCGGCGGCTTCCCTTTGGCGTGCGCAACGCTTCGTCCACGCTGTTCAACCTGCCCGACTCCATTGAAGAGGCGTCCATCAGCCTGGGGGTGCCGCCATTGGCGTCCTTCATCAAAGTGGTGCTGCCCTTGATGGCGCCCGCCATCGCGGCTGCCGCCGTGCTGACCTGGACCACCAGCGTCTCGGAACTGAGCGCCTCGGTCATCGTGTATTCGCCCGGGCATGAAACGCTGCCCATCCAGATTTTCCGCTTGATCGACAGCGGCCTGATGGCGCAGGCATCGGCCTACGGCCTGGTGCTGATCACGGTGATCCTGGCGCCCGTGCTGCTGGCCACCCGCGTCTTCAACATCCGGCTCTTTGCCTGAGACCGGCTCATTCACCTTCCCATCAAAGGAATCGCCATGATCCAGCTTCCCGCTTTCAACCGACGCCAGATGCTCAAGCTGCTGGCCGCCACCGGCGGCATCGGCGCCCTGCCCACCCAGGCGCTGGCCCAGCGTGCCGAAAAGGTCGTCCTGTACACCACGCTGAACGCGCAGTCCGTCGAGACCGCCAGCGACATCGCGCGCGACGTGCTGCCCCATATCAAACCCAGCACCGTTGCAGGCGGCAGCAGCCAGTTGCTCAAGCGGATCGAAGCCGAAGCCGGCCAGCCCAAGGGCGACCTGTTCTGGACATCCAGCGCCAACGTCATGCATGGCTACCGCGCCCTGTTCGAGCCCTACCGCTCTGAACATATCGCCGCCATTCCCGACGATCTGCACGGCCCCGACGATCTCTGGATGGCCGCCAACCTTCACATCGTGGTCGGCATGGTCAACGCGCGGCACGTGCCCGGCGCCGCGCCGACGTCGTGGGCGGACCTGACCGACCGTCGCTTCAAAGGCAAGATCATCATTAGCGACCCCGGCAACAGTTCCACCGCCTTCACCGCCTTGTGGGGCATCGAGCGCGTGCTGGGCACCGAAGGCTTGAGAGCGCTGGCGCGCAACGTCACCGTGTCCAGCGCGGCCTCGCATGTGGTGCGCAGTGTTGGCCAGGGCGAATACGCCGTGGGCATCACTTTCGAGTCCACGGCCTACCCCTATGTGGCGGGCGGCCAGAAAGAGATCGGCATCATGTACCCCACGGACGGCACCTTCACCGTGGCCGACAACATGGCCATGGTAAAGAACGCGCCCAACCCGGAAGCCGCCAAGCGCATGTACGACTTGCTGCTGTCGCGCGAGATGCAATTGGCCTTGCTGCAAAACGCCTACCGCCGCCCCAGCCGCAACGACATCGACGTCAGCAAGCACCTGGATATGCCGCCGCTTGCCGACATCAAGATCGTGCCGGTGGACGAAGCCGAAGCGGCGGCTGGCCGCGAAGCCTTTCTTGCACGGTGGCGCGCCTACCTCGCGCAGTCGCGCAGCACCTGACTGCTTACCAGCGATAACGCAGGCTGGCCTTGACCGAACGCTGGTAGCCATACCAGCACCAGGAATCCCCCGAGCAAGACGCGATGTATTCCTTGTCGAACAGGTTCTGGACGTTCAAGGCCACCTGCATGCCCTTCAACGACGGCGACACACGGCCAAGGTCATAGTCCAGCATCAGGTCGACCAGCGTCACGGACGGTACCTTCATCGTGTTGGTCTCATTGACAAACGACGAGCCGATGTAGCGCACGCCGCCGCCCACGCCCATGCCCGCCAACGGTCCGTCCTGCAGTTGATAGCGCGCCCATGCGGACGCCTGCTGAGACGGCACGCCGGCCGGCGATTTGTCCTTCAGGTTCAAGCCCGCCAGGTTGGGGTTGGCCTTGGAGTACTCGTTGTTCATCAAGGAATACGCGGCCACCACCGTCAGGCCCCGCATCGGTTCGCTCTTGGCTTCCAGTTCGATACCCTGCGTGCGCAGCTCGCCCGCCTGGATCGAGCACCGGCCACCGGCAGTGCCGCAGATGTGCGTGGGATCCGGATCCGTCGTGGTCATGTTTTCGCGACGGATGTCGAACGCCGCGAACGACAGCAGGGTTGCGCTGCCAGGCGGCTGGTACTTGATGCCGACCTCGTACTGATTGCCCTCGATGGGCTTGAACGGCGTGTTCTGCCAGCCCGTGCCCGACTGCGGCTCGAACGATTCCGAATAGCTGAAGTACGGCGCGACGCCGTTGTCGAAGTTGTAGATCACGCCCAGGCGGCCCGTGAACTTCTCGGCATTCAAGGAAGACGGCGCGACGCGGCCGGTGGCAATCGTCGTGGTCTCACCCACGTTGCGAGACCAGTCGTAGCGTCCGCCCAGCAGCACCGACAAGCGATCAATCTTGATCTGGTCCTGGAAGTACAGGCCCGCCTGGTACTGCGTGGAGGTGGCGTCCGTCGAGAACGCGGGGGTGGCGATGCGCTGGTGATTGTCCGGGTTAAGTACATACAGCGGCGGCGCGCTGCCATAGCCCGCCAGCGTGTCGGTCTTCACGTGCTGATAGTCAAAGCCCAGCAACGCCGTGTGGCCGAAGCGGCCGGTATTGAAACGCGCCTGCAGATTGTTGTCGATGGTCAGCGCGCCCACGTCCACGTCCGTGGCAATGGATGCGCGCTGCTGGTACAGGTAGCGCTTGTCCGTGTAGCCGTAGTTGTTCGTCATGGCGCCATAGACGCTGCGGTACTGAGCCTCGGACCGCGTCCAGCGCAGGCTTTGCGTGGCCTTGAACGTGTCGTTGAAGCGATGGTCCAGCACATAACCCAGCGAATAGCTCTTGCGATCGCTCTTTTCGAAATTGGCGTCGCCGTCGTAGTAGTTGGCCGGAAGGCGGATGCCGTCCGGCGCCGACAGCAGCGTGCGCATGGCGGGCACGGTGCCGTAAGAGCCCATGTCCGGATCGCGTTGGAAGTTGGTCAGCACCGTCAGCGAGGTGTCGCCATTGGGCTTCCACGTAAAGGCCGGCGACACGAAATAGCGCCGTTCCTTGGTGTCCTTGACCTGGCCGTCCGACATATAGCCCGCGCCGACCAGGCGATACAGGTACTTGCCTTCCTCGTCCATGGGGCCGCCAAAGTCAAAGTTGGCGCGGCGGTAATCGTAGTTGCCGACCTGCACCTCGACTTCGCGTAGCGTCTCTTCCAACGGACGCTTGCTGACCTGGTTCACCACGCCGCCCGGGCCGCCCTGGCCATACATGACCGAGGCGGGTCCCTTCAACACGTCCACGCGCTCCAGGCGGTAGGCGTCCACTTGCGGCAAGGCGTCACGGCCGCCGAACACGCGCAAGCCGTCCAGATAGGACGACGCCGAAAAGCCACGCACGCTGAACTGGTCCAGGCGCGTGGCGGTGGCGCCGCGCGATTCAGTGGCCACACCCGCCGTATATCGCAAGACCTGGTTCAGCGTTTGCGCGCCTTGCTCCTTGATCTGTTCGCGCGTGATCACCGACACCGATTGCGGCGTTTCGATCAGCGGCGTGTCGGTCTTGGTGGCGCTGACGCTGGCGCTGGCCACATAGCCCACGGTGGGCGCCAACGCGCTTTCCGACATGCCCGACACCGTCACCGGCGCCAGCACATGCGCGTCGCCCGAGACCGGCGCGGGCGCCAGCGTCCAGGTATTGCCCGACTGCGCACGCGCCTGCAGGCCGCTGCCCGACAGAATCCGCGCAAAGCCCGCACCGACCGAATAGGTGCCGTTCAGCCCATCGGAATGACGGCCGCGCACCAACGCCGGGTCGAACGACAGCACCACGCCCGCCGTGCGCGCAAACTGCGTCAGCGCATCGGCCAGGGCGCCGGCGGGAATCTGGTAGCCGCGCTGCGCGTTGACGGAGACTGGGGCGGCGGCGGGCGCGGATTGCGCCCACACGGCGGGCATACCGACGGCAAGAGCGCCCGCGCAGGTGGCGGTCAGCACAGCCTTGCGGCCAGCCGTCAATGTGGCGCGCATGCGCGGTTGAGATGAAGCAGACACGAAACTCTCCCTGTACGGTGATCTATCTCTGCCTTTCCGTACGGGAAACGAAAACCTGCAATGCGTCGGGCAAAAAAGTTTGTAACGGTCAGATCTGGCGTGGTCCGACCTGCAACCAGTACTGGGTGTGCCGACTGACGCTAATGGGTAGCGCGGGTTCAAGCGCCCTGAGCGCGCGTTCGGCATCGTCCAAGGGAAAGACGCCTGATAGCCTCAGCCCTGCGACGGCCGGGTCCACCCGAATCACACCCACGCGCTGGCGCGCCAGATGGCGCGCGAAGTCATCCAGACGCCATTCCTTGGCGACCACCAAGCCGTCCACCCAGGCCAGGCGGTCCGGGTCCGAGGCCTTGCGCACGACGTCATGCGCGTCTGAGAAAGCCAGGCGTTCGCCCGCGCTGGCTTGGGTCCAGGCCCCATCGCGCAGCAAAGCGACGCTGCCCTCGTACACGCCCAAGCGCGAATCCGTATCCGTGCGTCGCAGATCAAAGCGGGCTCGCTCGGCTCGCAATTCGCCATGGCCCGAGTCCACGCGCAACGCGTCAACGCCCGGACGCGGCTCGGTGTCGACCAGCATCTCGCCGCGCAACAGATCAATGCCACGCTCGCTGCCCGACACATGCACGCGCACCGCGCTGTCGCTGTTCAAGATGATGCGCAAGCCGTCGGCCAACGCCACGCTGCGGCGTTCGCCCACGCGCGTGCTCAAGTCTGCCGTCAGGCGCTGCCAGGGCGTGTGCCGATAGCCCGCCCACCCCATCGCGGAAATTGCGCTAACCCCGAGCAGCGACCGCAATACCGCGCGGCGCCCCGAAGACGCCGGGGCATTCAGCGCCGCATGCGCCAGCGGCGCAGGCACCCGCCGCGCGTCGCGGCCGATCGCTTCCAGGCGTTCCCAAGCCTGCCGGTGCGCGGCATCCGCTTCCAGCCAGGCGCGACAGGATTCCCGGTCGTGCGCGTCGGCCACGCCGCTTTGCAGCTTGGCCCACCAGGCAATGGCCTGGCGCACGACCGGGTCCGGCGGCATGCCGTGCGCGGCGTTATTCATAGAACGCCGCATAGCACGCGGTCATCGCGCGCACCATGTACTGTTGTACGGAACTCAGGGAGACGCCCAGGCGTTGTGCGATGTCGGGATAGGTCAGCCCATCCAGCTGCGACATCAAGAACGCGGCTCGGGCCTTGGGAGGCAGGCCGTCCAGCAAGTGGTCCAGACGCACCAGCGCCTGCAGTTGTTCGGCCTGCGTCTCGGGTGACGGCGCATAAGCCTGCGGCAGCGTGGAAAGATAGCCAAGGTAGGCGTATTCCAGCGCGGCGTGGCGCTGGTGGTCCACCACCAGCCCCTTCGCAATCGTGGTCAACAAGGCGCGCGCGTCATGGGCGCGCACGGCTTTGCGCCCCTGGATCACCCGCACGAACACATCCTGCGCCAGGTCTTCCGCGCGGTGGTCGCAGCCCAGCTTGCGGCGCAGCCAGCCGAACAGCCAGGGGCGATGCTCGCGGTAGAGACTATCAACGCGGCTATCGACGAGCCCGTCAACGGACGCGATGACGGCGTCGGCACACGGGGCCGATGAGGAGAGCAAGGGGGAAGGCACGATTGAGACGGCGGTGCGGGACCTGAAGTCTCAAAATGTTAATTGATAATGACTTGCATTACCAATGCTATCTTCAGGCGGCCCGCGCCATGCGGGCCGCTTGCGGCATTACTACAACGTCGCCGTCGACCGGCGTTCGGATTCCAGGTATTCGCGCGACTGCATTTCCAGAATGCGCGACACGGTGCGATGGAATTCATTGGCCAGCGCGCCTTCCGTGTAGATCTCTTCAGGTTCGCACTCGGCCGACATGATGAGCTTGACGCGGTGGTCAT containing:
- a CDS encoding FAD-dependent oxidoreductase, translated to MTFPRNSARLRIQVDGQPMRVATGSSVAAALASRSPGNSRISVSGERRAAFCGMGVCHECRVLVDGHLRLACQTPCREGMRVDTVLEHAAPVCNAPAQDVEHPACDLLIIGAGPAGMSAALAAAPSGRAIVLVDDNAAPGGQIWRDGPGASLPVPARRLREQLAQYSNITLLCDTRVVGMAGVPSQPALMLENARHGWAQRYGTLILCTGARELLLPFPGWTLPGVTGAGGLQALVKAGVPLRGKRIVIAGTGPLLLAAARAAHQAGARVVRIAEQADWRALLRFAYRLHRWPAKAAQAAALFSPQYRTASHVLEATGDGRVQHVRLHRADGEEEIACHRLACGFGLVPNIKLGQMLGCALDAHGGLQVDDMQQTTVPGIFAAGECTGIGGNERARVQGTRAGHAAAGELTQAARLSKDLARWQSFADALREPFALRAPLLSLARPDTLICRCEDVPQSALAPHRNWTDAKLHTRCGMGACQGRICGAATQALYGWQPSPPRHLLAPARIDTLAAIASTSGKSFD
- a CDS encoding ABC transporter ATP-binding protein, with the translated sequence MDIRIENLCISYGNQRVIDGLSLDISPGAFFTLLGPSGCGKTTLLRAIAGFTPIASGNLLFGGRDVTRLPAHQRNIGMVFQDYALFPNRSVFDNAAYGLRARKVAPALIQQRVTSALDRVGLGQYAARLPAELSGGQRQRVALARALVIQPQVLLMDEPLSNLDAKLRIQVRQTIAELQREAGITTVFVTHDQEEALALSDQIAVMQQGRVAQLGTPRDIYSAPASGYVADFIGAANLLPVQCHALETGPVHLQVDGHAVAAHAPVPVAGQAVLVARPEDILLSTTPGAGVPARILAQQYLGIKTNYRVELPSGRHMNVDVHGDPIAALARGTEVDLVFNPQKTLVLAS
- a CDS encoding inositol monophosphatase family protein gives rise to the protein MINTLDAHIAFAQGLAQEARQMYAPYLRHVVGVDTNGATSRLPQTDIKPDRSLVTALDHAIEAHLRARIEEAYPQHGIYGEEGGTVRLDAEHVWVLDPIDGTAPFLAGIPVFGTLIALLQRGTPVLGIMDFPVTGDRWVGAAGRPTLHHGAPCHTRACDQLGDAMLSTSNPDFYAPDELPAFQALRERTRWRIYGGCCLAYGLLAAGRTDIAIDARLALYDYAPFIPIIQGAGGVITDWNGRALGLDNPASRILAAGDPARHREALHLVRQAMD
- a CDS encoding FecR domain-containing protein, giving the protein MNNAAHGMPPDPVVRQAIAWWAKLQSGVADAHDRESCRAWLEADAAHRQAWERLEAIGRDARRVPAPLAHAALNAPASSGRRAVLRSLLGVSAISAMGWAGYRHTPWQRLTADLSTRVGERRSVALADGLRIILNSDSAVRVHVSGSERGIDLLRGEMLVDTEPRPGVDALRVDSGHGELRAERARFDLRRTDTDSRLGVYEGSVALLRDGAWTQASAGERLAFSDAHDVVRKASDPDRLAWVDGLVVAKEWRLDDFARHLARQRVGVIRVDPAVAGLRLSGVFPLDDAERALRALEPALPISVSRHTQYWLQVGPRQI
- a CDS encoding sigma-70 family RNA polymerase sigma factor; the protein is MASVDGLVDSRVDSLYREHRPWLFGWLRRKLGCDHRAEDLAQDVFVRVIQGRKAVRAHDARALLTTIAKGLVVDHQRHAALEYAYLGYLSTLPQAYAPSPETQAEQLQALVRLDHLLDGLPPKARAAFLMSQLDGLTYPDIAQRLGVSLSSVQQYMVRAMTACYAAFYE
- a CDS encoding extracellular solute-binding protein yields the protein MIQLPAFNRRQMLKLLAATGGIGALPTQALAQRAEKVVLYTTLNAQSVETASDIARDVLPHIKPSTVAGGSSQLLKRIEAEAGQPKGDLFWTSSANVMHGYRALFEPYRSEHIAAIPDDLHGPDDLWMAANLHIVVGMVNARHVPGAAPTSWADLTDRRFKGKIIISDPGNSSTAFTALWGIERVLGTEGLRALARNVTVSSAASHVVRSVGQGEYAVGITFESTAYPYVAGGQKEIGIMYPTDGTFTVADNMAMVKNAPNPEAAKRMYDLLLSREMQLALLQNAYRRPSRNDIDVSKHLDMPPLADIKIVPVDEAEAAAGREAFLARWRAYLAQSRST
- a CDS encoding ABC transporter permease, encoding MKRLAPILRSPWTWLSLAVLAVLLVFLVWPVLNILSASVLARSDEGLSGWQIMLSDPRYPRAIGNTLLLGAGVTLLAVAIGVPLAYLTARHRYPGKALVSILPLITLIIPEVIGAQTWLMILGNNGVLTRALRDGLGLDPPSFYGWPGLLTVMTFTYYAYIYIGTLAAIRGFDAQLEEAAQSLGTSPPVSRLKVMAPVVMPAVLASALLVFTMVVGNFATSMILGHRVELLSVLTYQASVSETGSDPVMQSTLATTSIGLVMLALFLQRWIVSRGRYEITQGRAAPETPIRGPGGLAMAGAALAVMALSMLPLGTLAVGAFTRAHGPVMRWGEWTVAHLERVLINAPGPVLNSVLFAGAATLIAIAFSTLASYLIVKKRNVLTPWLDYLSSIPLALSGTVIGIGLLMTFGHGAFDLSGTASLIVLAYIVRRLPFGVRNASSTLFNLPDSIEEASISLGVPPLASFIKVVLPLMAPAIAAAAVLTWTTSVSELSASVIVYSPGHETLPIQIFRLIDSGLMAQASAYGLVLITVILAPVLLATRVFNIRLFA
- a CDS encoding TonB-dependent siderophore receptor → MRATLTAGRKAVLTATCAGALAVGMPAVWAQSAPAAAPVSVNAQRGYQIPAGALADALTQFARTAGVVLSFDPALVRGRHSDGLNGTYSVGAGFARILSGSGLQARAQSGNTWTLAPAPVSGDAHVLAPVTVSGMSESALAPTVGYVASASVSATKTDTPLIETPQSVSVITREQIKEQGAQTLNQVLRYTAGVATESRGATATRLDQFSVRGFSASSYLDGLRVFGGRDALPQVDAYRLERVDVLKGPASVMYGQGGPGGVVNQVSKRPLEETLREVEVQVGNYDYRRANFDFGGPMDEEGKYLYRLVGAGYMSDGQVKDTKERRYFVSPAFTWKPNGDTSLTVLTNFQRDPDMGSYGTVPAMRTLLSAPDGIRLPANYYDGDANFEKSDRKSYSLGYVLDHRFNDTFKATQSLRWTRSEAQYRSVYGAMTNNYGYTDKRYLYQQRASIATDVDVGALTIDNNLQARFNTGRFGHTALLGFDYQHVKTDTLAGYGSAPPLYVLNPDNHQRIATPAFSTDATSTQYQAGLYFQDQIKIDRLSVLLGGRYDWSRNVGETTTIATGRVAPSSLNAEKFTGRLGVIYNFDNGVAPYFSYSESFEPQSGTGWQNTPFKPIEGNQYEVGIKYQPPGSATLLSFAAFDIRRENMTTTDPDPTHICGTAGGRCSIQAGELRTQGIELEAKSEPMRGLTVVAAYSLMNNEYSKANPNLAGLNLKDKSPAGVPSQQASAWARYQLQDGPLAGMGVGGGVRYIGSSFVNETNTMKVPSVTLVDLMLDYDLGRVSPSLKGMQVALNVQNLFDKEYIASCSGDSWCWYGYQRSVKASLRYRW